The following proteins are co-located in the Apium graveolens cultivar Ventura chromosome 5, ASM990537v1, whole genome shotgun sequence genome:
- the LOC141661986 gene encoding pentatricopeptide repeat-containing protein At5g50990: MLTRFLFRRFNHTAAIINIYTDYGTHFRVLEECRISPNLITASRTHSSIIKLGYGRCPSLVSLLVSVYISCNRPVFARRLFDEVHCLEFGVVESNLMIAKFMKIGEFDVAKKVFEKMRTRDLVSWNSVIGGCVKNAHYEEGFSYFRKMLRSKFEPDGFTFASIMTGCSRTGALDHAKWIHKMMIERKVELNYILSSALIDMYSKCGRIEEAKAIFDSVQKKDVSVWNSMINGFAVHGLASDAIAIFAMMEEENISPDAITFIGILTACSHSGLIEQGRKFFDLMETRYLVHPQIEHYGAMVDLLGRAGLLEEAYDVIKKMLVEPDVVIWRAFLSACRTYRNSDMAEVAVEKISRLESGDYVLLSNIYSSLRDWDSAARVRDGMKRKGVRKGSGKSWVETGGLIHHFKSGDHSHPETAAIYKVLERLISRTKMAGFIPSTDLVLMDISEEEKEQNLNYHSEKLAVTYAILKSSPGTEIQISKNLRTCIDCHYWMKIVSRILNRVIIVRDRIRFHRFEGGSCTCGDFW, encoded by the exons ATGCTCACTCGTTTTTTATTTAGGCGTTTCAATCACACAGCTGCAATCATCAACATTTATACAG ATTATGGGACACATTTTAGAGTACTTGAAGAATGCAGAATTTCACCTAATTTAATAACTGCAAGCAGAACTCATTCTAGCATTATTAAACTCGGTTATGGAAGGTGCCCGTCTCTCGTGTCGTTGCTCGTATCGGTTTATATATCTTGTAATAGACCAGTTTTTGCTCGACGATTGTTTGATGAAGTTCATTGTTTGGAATTTGGTGTTGTTGAGTCCAATTTGATGATTGCGAAATTTATGAAGATAGGAGAGTTTGATGTTGCGAagaaggtgtttgagaaaatgcgTACCCGAGATTTGGTTTCGTGGAATTCAGTAATTGGAGGTTGCGTTAAAAATGCGCATTATGAGGAGGGATTTAGTTACTTTAGGAAGATGTTGAGGTCGAAATTTGAACCTGATGGTTTTACGTTTGCATCCATTATGACTGGATGTTCACGAACTGGAGCTCTTGATCATGCTAAGTGGATTCATAAAATGATGATTGAGAGAAAAGTTGAACTTAATTACATTTTGTCTTCTGCACTGATAGACATGTATTCAAAATGTGGACGAATTGAGGAGGCCAAGGCGATTTTCGACAGTGTTCAGAAAAAAGATGTTTCTGTTTGGAATTCTATGATTAATGGCTTTGCGGTTCATGGGCTTGCTTCTGATGCAATTGCAATATTTGCAATGATGGAGGAGGAAAATATTTCACCAGATGCTATTACTTTTATAGGAATTTTAACAGCATGTAGTCACTCGGGTTTAATTGAGCAAGGTCGCAAATTTTTTGATCTGATGGAAACCCGTTACTTGGTTCATCCACAAATAGAACATTATGGAGCAATGGTTGATCTTTTGGGCCGGGCCGGTCTTTTAGAGGAAGCTTATGATGTAATTAAGAAAATGCTGGTGGAGCCTGATGTTGTAATATGGAGGGCATTCCTTAGTGCTTGCAGAACATACAGAAATTCTGATATGGCTGAAGTTGCAGTAGAAAAGATATCCCGTCTTGAGAGTGGAGATTATGTCTTGCTATCTAACATCTATAGCTCTTTAAGAGATTGGGATAGTGCTGCAAGAGTTAGGGATGGGATGAAAAGGaaaggggttcgtaaaggtagTGGAAAGAGTTGGGTTGAAACTGGTGGATTAATACACCACTTCAAGTCCGGTGATCATTCACACCCTGAGACTGCAGCAATATACAAGGTACTAGAACGATTGATATCTCGAACAAAAATGGCGGGGTTTATCCCTAGCACAGACCTTGTTTTAATGGATATATCCGAAGAGGAAAAGGAGCAAAATCTTAATTATCATAGCGAGAAATTGGCAGTGACCTATGCCATACTTAAATCAAGCCCTGGAACTGAAATTCAAATTTCAAAGAACCTTCGTACTTGTATTGATTGCCACTATTGGATGAAGATAGTGTCTCGAATATTAAACAGGGTCATAATTGTAAGGGACCGGATCCGCTTTCACCGGTTTGAAGGTGGTTCATGTACTTGTGGAGATTTTTGGTAG
- the LOC141661351 gene encoding floricaula/leafy homolog, with protein sequence MDRTNNDAFVIKWDTRNHCLPPPPPPAMQPNRLYEAPPPPVFSVGRESREVSGLVELFQAYGIRYYTAAKIAELGFTVNTLLDMRDEELDEMMNSLSQIFRWDLLVGERYGIKASVRAERRRLDDEDDSRRLRHFHDTAVDALSQEGLSEEHVQQEKEAAGSGGGGAWEAVAAGKKKQRRKKAKSKIGSMEDDEADSDQAANTNDDNVATVERQREHPFIVTEPGEVARGKKNGLDYLFHLYDQCRDFLVQVQSIAKEKGEKCPTKVTNQVFRYAKKAGASYINKPKMRHYVHCYALHCLDEEASNALRRLYKERGENVGAWRQACYKPLVAIAAQKGWDIDLIFNTHPRLSIWYVPTKLRQLCHAERSCVAASAAATTGGTHHLPF encoded by the exons ATGGATCGTACTAACAATGATGCATTTGTGATCAAATGGGACACAAGAAACCACTGTCTTCCTCCACCACCACCACCTGCAATGCAACCAAACAGGCTCTACGAAGCGCCGCCACCACCGGTGTTTTCAGTGGGCCGAGAAAGCAGGGAAGTGAGTGGGCTTGTGGAGCTGTTTCAGGCCTACGGCATTAGGTATTACACGGCTGCGAAGATTGCTGAGTTGGGCTTCACTGTCAACACACTTCTTGATATGAGAGATGAGGAGCTAGATGAGATGATGAATAGTCTTTCTCAGATTTTTCGTTGGGATCTTCTTGTTGGTGAAAGATATGGCATCAAAGCTTCTGTTAGAGCCGAGCGTCGTCGTCTCGATGATGAAGATGATTCTCGCCGGTTGCGCCATTTTCATGATACTGCTGTTGATGCGCTCTCTCAAGAAG GATTATCCGAGGAGCATGTTCAACAAGAGAAGGAAGCAGCGGGGAGTGGCGGCGGAGGGGCTTGGGAGGCGGTGGCTGCCGGAAAGAAGAAGCAACGACGAAAGAAGGCCAAGTCGAAGATAGGATCAATGGAGGATGATGAAGCTGATAGTGATCAGGCGGCTAACACTAATGATGACAATGTCGCAACCGTTGAGAGGCAAAGGGAGCATCCGTTTATCGTGACGGAACCAGGAGAAGTGGCTCGGGGAAAAAAGAACGGCCTGGATTACTTGTTCCATCTCTATGATCAGTGCCGCGATTTTCTTGTCCAAGTCCAGAGCATTGCCAAGGAGAAAGGTGAAAAATGTCCCACCAAG GTTACAAACCAGGTGTTCAGGTACGCGAAGAAAGCAGGAGCAAGCTACATTAACAAGCCCAAAATGCGACATTATGTGCACTGCTACGCGCTTCATTGCCTGGACGAGGAAGCCTCTAATGCACTACGAAGATTATACAAAGAACGCGGAGAGAACGTTGGAGCTTGGAGGCAGGCTTGTTACAAACCTCTCGTGGCCATTGCAGCTCAAAAAGGCTGGGATATCGACCTCATCTTTAACACACATCCCCGGCTTTCTATCTGGTATGTCCCAACCAAGCTGCGCCAGCTTTGCCATGCTGAGCGCAGCTGCGTCGCAGCTTCTGCAGCTGCGACGACTGGTGGTACTCATCACCTGCCTTTCTAA
- the LOC141661989 gene encoding glycine--tRNA ligase, mitochondrial 1-like encodes MFLFSPQAQQLRSLLNPKKLSSFIHTHKHNRMAAAIPAAAQDAQNREAFRQAVVNTLERRLFYIPSFKIYRGVAGLFDYGPPGCAVKANVLAFWRQHFVLEENMLEVDCPSVTPEIVLKASGHVDKFTDLMVKDEKTGTCYRADHLLKDFCKEKLERDANLTEEKGAEYRHILAVLDDLSPEQLGAKIKEYGITAPDTKNPLSDPYPFNLMFQTSIGPSGLIPGYMRPETAQGIFVNFKDLYYYNGSKLPFAAAQIGQAFRNEISPRQGLLRVREFTLAEIEHFVDPEDKSHPKFSEVASLEFLMFPREDQVSGQSARKIVIGEAVAEGIVNNETLGYFIGRVYLFLTQLGIDKDRLRFRQHLANEMAHYAADCWDAEIESSYGWIECVGIADRSAYDLRAHMDKSGVALVAHEKYAEPKEVEKLVITPIKKELGLAFKGKQKMVVEALEAMGEKEAMEMKAALESKGEVDFRVCTLEKDVTIKMNMLTISKEKKKEHQRVFIPSVIEPSFGIGRIIYCLYEHSFYTRPGRDGDEQLNVFRFPPLVAPIKCTVFPLVQNQQYEEIAKLIAKSLTAVGISYKIDITGTSIGKRYARTDELGVPLAITVDSTTSVTIRERDSKKQIRVSIEEVSSVVKEVTEGLSTWNDVLWKYPTHSS; translated from the exons ATGTTTTTGTTTAGTCCACAAGCGCAGCAGCTGAGGTCACTACTAAACCCCAAAAAATTATCCTCATTTAttcacacacacaaacacaacCGTATGGCGGCGGCGATACCAGCAGCAGCGCAGGATGCGCAGAATCGAGAGGCGTTTCGTCAAGCAGTGGTTAATACTCTAGAACGGCGTTTATTTTATATTCCATCGTTTAAGATCTATAGAGGTGTTGCTGGGCTTTTTGATTATGGGCCTCCTGGTTGCGCTGTCAAGGCTAACGTTCTCGCCTTTTGGCGTcag CATTTTGTTCTTGAAGAGAACATGCTGGAGGTTGATTGTCCGTCGGTCACACCGGAGATTGTGCTTAAGGCTTCGGGTCATGTCGATAAGTTTACAGACTTGATGGTGAAGGATGAAAAGACCGGTACCTGTTACCGTGCTGATCACTTGCTTAAGGACTTCTGCAAGGAGAAGCTGGAAAGAGATGCTAACCTCACTGAGGAGAAGGGAGCAGAGTATAGACATATCCTTGCCGTATTGGATGATCTTTCACCTGAACAACTGGGTGCAAAGATTAAGGAATACGGGATTACTGCTCCAGATACGAAGAATCCGCTCTCTGATCCCTATCCTTTTAACTTAATGTTTCAGACTTCAATAGGCCCATCTGGTCTGATTCCTGG GTACATGAGACCTGAAACCGCACAAGGTATTTTTGTTAACTTTAAGGACCTGTACTATTACAATGGGAGCAAGCTTCCATTTGCTGCTGCTCAAATTGGTCAAGCTTTTAGGAATGAG ATATCACCACGCCAAGGTCTTCTCAGGGTTCGTGAGTTCACACTGGCTGAGATTGAACATTTTGTTGACCCTGAAGATAAGTCTCACCCAAAATTTTCTGAAGTTGCAAGCTTAGAGTTCCTGATGTTTCCGAGGGAAGACCAAGTGTCTGGACAATCTGCAAGGAAAATAGTAATAGGTGAAGCAGTTGCCGAG GGAATCGTCAACAATGAAACACTAGGCTACTTTATAGGGAGAGTGTATCTGTTCCTGACTCAGTTGGGAATTGATAAAGATCGGTTACGTTTCCGACAGCACCTGGCGAATGAGATGGCACACTATGCTGCAGACTGTTGGGATGCTGAGATTGAATCTTCTTATGGATGGATTGAATGCGTCGGTATCGCTGATAGATCTGCATACGATTTGCGTGCTCACATG GATAAAAGTGGCGTGGCTCTTGTGGCTCATGAAAAATATGCAGAGCCTAAAGAAGTGGAG AAACTTGTTATAACTCCCATTAAAAAGGAGTTAGGCCTTGCATTTAAGGGGAAGCAAAAGATGGTGGTTGAAGCGCTGGAG GCCATGGGGGAAAAAgaagcaatggaaatgaaagctGCTTTGGAGTCCAAAGGAGAGGTGGATTTCCGTGTTTGCACTCTCGAGAAAGATGTCACTATAAAGATGAACATGCTGACAATCTCGAAGGAGAAGAAAAAGGAGCACCAGAGGGTGTTCATCCCTTCGGTGATTGAGCCATCCTTTGGTATAGGAAGGATAATCTACTGTTTGTATGAACACTCATTCTATACAAGACCGGGTAGAGATGGCGATGAACAGTTGAATGTTTTTCGTTTTCCACCACTGGTGGCACCTATAAAGTGTACTGTTTTCCCTTTGGTTCAGAATCAACAGTATGAGGAAATTGCTAAACTCATTGCTAAGTCATTGACCGCTGTTGGGATATCTTATAAAATTGACATAACAG GTACATCAATAGGTAAGCGATATGCCAGAACAGATGAATTAGGTGTTCCCTTGGCTATTACAGTAGATTCTACAACCTCAGTGACAATTCGGGAAAGGGACAGCAAGAAGCAGATCCGGGTGAGCATAGAAGAGGTTTCATCTGTGGTGAAGGAGGTGACAGAGGGTCTGAGCACATGGAATGATGTACTATGGAAGTACCCAACCCATTCATCATAA
- the LOC141661990 gene encoding uncharacterized protein At4g14100-like has protein sequence MAHTITILYFLILFTTTIPSSTSLTDPTPTPWPEQFHATLIAENGDRTQREIIELWYNWPSGISMSILQRQLGQLLYGPEWNNGTSFHFTLDSSKECLVQQFSVGIVRPDWVLGAKYIGQEYMDGFLCNVWNKVEFMIYYEDVVSKRPVAWIFLEGGGIEHVMTFEVGKVLEHRYWQAPVYCFTDSAKLKEKEMDKKSSSRTLESTFIGNSDRASVRSLAMNFGAEF, from the exons ATGGCACATACCATAACCATCCTCTATTTTCTCATTCTCTTCACCACCACCATACCCTCATCAACAAGCCTCACCGATCCAACTCCGACTCCATGGCCAGAACAATTCCACGCAACCCTAATCGCCGAAAATGGAGACCGAACTCAACGCGAAATAATCGAGTTATGGTACAACTGGCCTAGTGGCATAAGCATGAGCATACTTCAGAGACAATTAGGACAGCTTCTTTATGGTCCGGAATGGAACAACGGCACTTCTTTTCACTTTACTTTGGATTCAAGTAAAGAATGTTTGGTTCAGCAGTTCTCTGTGGGAATTGTCAGACCTGATTGGGTTCTGGGTGCCAAGTACATTGGACAAGAGTACATGGATGGGTTTTTATGTAACGTGTGGAACAAGGTTGAGTTTATGATTTACTACGAGGATGTCGTTTCTAAAAGACCCGTTGCTTGGATTTTTCTGGAAG GAGGCGGCATAGAACATGTGATGACATTTGAGGTGGGAAAAGTGCTTGAGCATCGTTACTGGCAAGCACCAGTATATTGTTTCACTGATTCTGCTAAGCTGAAGGAGAAAGAAATGGATAAAAAGAGTTCTAGTAGAACACTTGAATCAACTTTTATTGGTAACTCCGATAGGGCCTCAGTACGATCTCTTGCGATGAATTTTGGTGCAGAATTTTAA